From the Selenomonas timonae genome, one window contains:
- a CDS encoding HAD-IC family P-type ATPase yields the protein MKKMFSSFFHFIASVVLAAGAAGYWYIAGDITVEAASEIFLGVFLAASPLPFIVSRMLIGLRIKRRLRDSGITCSRMSALTELLHVDTIAFNRNGTLTEGSVFISALVPEGMTQGSLLALAASAEREATHPYAHALYDTAVQRGLHLQRHSAARETESFGVEALIARTPVRVGKKEWLQEENIEISAALLTRADQLATSGQTPLFVSSSKYARGIIAVRDDVRAEARRALIALKERGLSLILLTGETKRLANATGKELRISEVRADLTGTDKAREIRLLQSRGAVVAMVGDPMADQPALRAADISIGCPSSLEKQPTPEEEDTPRDPLHEELMRGQNDEKPSEMEPLMPPEDAAYFEAQALRNQGRSTSFMPDIVLDKEGLPSLVTLWDTCNAARARAKQNRWLSLLFLFLFTPAAAGVLTFFDATVLPYPIVGGALVLLLILLIVNALRE from the coding sequence TTGAAAAAAATGTTTTCTTCATTCTTTCATTTTATCGCAAGCGTCGTTCTTGCGGCAGGAGCTGCGGGATACTGGTACATCGCGGGCGACATCACAGTCGAAGCAGCGTCCGAAATTTTTCTCGGGGTCTTTCTCGCCGCTTCGCCTCTGCCCTTCATTGTCTCGCGCATGCTCATTGGACTGCGCATCAAGCGGCGGCTGCGTGACTCGGGTATCACATGCAGCCGCATGAGCGCACTCACGGAGCTGCTGCATGTGGACACAATCGCATTCAACCGCAACGGCACGCTCACGGAAGGCAGCGTATTCATCTCTGCGCTCGTGCCCGAGGGCATGACGCAGGGCTCTCTGCTCGCACTCGCCGCGAGTGCCGAGCGCGAGGCAACACACCCCTATGCGCATGCACTCTACGACACCGCTGTCCAGCGCGGTCTGCACCTGCAGCGTCACTCTGCCGCGCGCGAGACGGAGAGTTTCGGCGTCGAGGCGCTGATTGCACGCACGCCTGTGCGCGTTGGCAAGAAGGAGTGGCTGCAGGAGGAGAACATCGAGATCAGCGCTGCGCTCCTCACGCGCGCCGATCAGCTTGCAACGAGCGGACAGACGCCACTCTTCGTCAGCTCAAGCAAATACGCGCGCGGCATCATCGCCGTCCGCGACGATGTACGAGCAGAGGCGCGGCGCGCACTGATCGCCCTGAAGGAGCGCGGACTCTCCCTCATCCTCCTCACGGGTGAGACGAAGCGCCTCGCAAATGCAACGGGCAAAGAGCTCCGTATCAGCGAGGTGCGCGCCGACCTCACGGGCACGGACAAGGCACGCGAGATCCGTCTGCTCCAATCGCGCGGTGCAGTCGTTGCGATGGTCGGTGACCCTATGGCAGATCAGCCAGCCCTGCGTGCAGCAGACATCAGCATCGGCTGCCCCTCCTCGCTCGAGAAACAGCCCACCCCCGAAGAGGAAGACACGCCGCGCGATCCGCTGCATGAGGAACTCATGCGCGGACAGAACGATGAGAAGCCAAGCGAAATGGAGCCGCTTATGCCTCCTGAGGATGCTGCCTACTTTGAGGCACAGGCACTGCGCAACCAGGGACGATCCACAAGCTTCATGCCGGACATTGTACTGGACAAGGAGGGGCTGCCGAGTCTTGTCACGCTCTGGGACACATGCAATGCCGCACGCGCACGCGCAAAACAGAATCGCTGGCTGAGCCTCCTCTTTCTCTTCCTCTTTACACCTGCCGCAGCGGGCGTACTCACCTTCTTCGATGCCACCGTGCTCCCCTATCCCATCGTCGGCGGTGCTCTTGTTTTGCTCCTCATTCTGCTCATTGTGAACGCACTTCGGGAATGA
- a CDS encoding cytochrome ubiquinol oxidase subunit I, which yields MEEVLLSRWQFAITTIYHFLFVPVTLGMAIFVAMLETCYVRTKKPEWKKTCRKLLHFFGTLFLINFAMGVATGLVQEFQFGMNWSEYSRFMGDIFGAPLALEALTAFFLESTFLGIWMFGWDKLPEKAHCACIWLVALGSNLSAFWILVANSFMQHPVGYTIANGRAEMASFFELVTNHYILGEQSHTLFAGITTAGFVVMAVSAWKLLHDTESRYAFTQAIKAGAIYTIVGVVGVIASGHLHTQYLAQASPMKLAAMEALWETEDPAPFAVLAYPNMEKGHNDFEITIPYMFTIMVHDGIQGEVRGINDLQKEAVEKFGPGDYRPHVTMLFYAFRAMVGAGFFMVLVSLVVFYLAKKDKLFSAKKLLFALPWLVIVPFIANSCGWIVAEMGRQPWLVMGLQKTVDGVSPNLTSAEIMFTIIGFTVLYLLLIITALYIAFRFIRRTQITPAIEGGK from the coding sequence ATGGAAGAAGTGCTGCTGTCACGATGGCAGTTTGCAATCACCACCATCTATCACTTTCTCTTCGTCCCCGTCACCCTCGGCATGGCGATTTTCGTCGCCATGCTTGAGACGTGCTATGTGCGGACGAAGAAGCCGGAGTGGAAGAAGACCTGCCGAAAGCTGTTGCATTTCTTCGGCACGCTCTTTCTCATCAACTTTGCGATGGGTGTCGCTACCGGTCTGGTGCAGGAGTTCCAGTTCGGCATGAACTGGTCGGAGTATTCGCGCTTCATGGGCGACATCTTCGGCGCACCGCTCGCACTTGAGGCACTGACGGCGTTCTTCCTCGAGTCGACGTTCCTCGGCATCTGGATGTTCGGCTGGGATAAGCTGCCGGAAAAGGCACACTGTGCCTGTATTTGGCTCGTTGCTCTCGGCAGCAATCTGTCCGCGTTCTGGATTCTCGTCGCGAACTCCTTCATGCAGCACCCTGTCGGCTACACCATTGCCAACGGGCGCGCGGAAATGGCGAGCTTCTTTGAACTCGTGACGAATCACTACATCCTCGGCGAGCAGTCTCATACGCTCTTTGCCGGCATCACGACGGCGGGCTTTGTCGTCATGGCGGTCTCGGCTTGGAAGCTGCTCCACGATACGGAATCACGCTACGCCTTTACACAGGCGATCAAGGCGGGCGCGATTTACACCATTGTCGGCGTCGTCGGCGTCATCGCAAGCGGACATCTGCACACGCAGTATCTCGCGCAGGCAAGCCCGATGAAGCTCGCCGCGATGGAGGCACTCTGGGAGACGGAGGATCCTGCGCCGTTCGCTGTACTCGCCTATCCAAACATGGAGAAGGGGCACAACGACTTCGAGATCACGATCCCCTATATGTTCACGATCATGGTACATGACGGCATCCAGGGTGAGGTGCGCGGCATCAACGACCTTCAGAAGGAAGCCGTCGAAAAATTTGGTCCTGGCGACTACCGTCCGCATGTCACCATGCTTTTCTACGCGTTCCGTGCGATGGTCGGCGCCGGCTTCTTCATGGTGCTCGTCTCGCTCGTGGTGTTCTACCTCGCGAAAAAGGACAAGCTGTTCTCGGCGAAGAAGTTACTCTTCGCGCTCCCGTGGCTCGTCATCGTTCCTTTTATTGCGAATTCCTGCGGCTGGATCGTTGCGGAGATGGGTCGTCAGCCGTGGCTCGTCATGGGGCTGCAAAAAACCGTTGACGGTGTGTCGCCGAACCTTACCTCGGCAGAGATTATGTTCACGATAATCGGCTTTACCGTGCTCTATCTGCTGCTCATCATCACGGCGCTCTACATCGCCTTCCGCTTCATCCGCCGCACGCAGATCACACCTGCCATCGAAGGAGGGAAGTAA
- the cydB gene encoding cytochrome d ubiquinol oxidase subunit II: MDYNILWFVLIVVLFTGFFFLEGFDYGVGTLLTLLSDKESDRSQIVRSIGPVWDGNEVWMITAGGAMFAAFPHVYATLFSTFYIALFLMLVALILRAVAFEFRHQRTDEKWQRAWSCAIAFGSIVPAFLWGVVVTNLIAGLPIGANMVYRGGFFDLLTPYTVVGGVTFFAVFAFHGATFLNLRLTDRYLLERARSYGLKFGVAAALLYVLCMVLTYTNTDLYSSPLAAGALVLSAAAFVAAIGALYAKAHKPAFILGGLAIAGTTVGFFAGLFPRLMVSSLNAGWSLTIYNASSTEYTLSIMTVAAVILVPIILGYQIWTYYIFRKRISPNDAGHQAY, encoded by the coding sequence ATGGACTACAATATTCTCTGGTTCGTGCTCATCGTCGTCCTCTTCACGGGATTCTTCTTCCTTGAGGGATTCGACTACGGTGTCGGCACACTGCTCACACTCCTCTCGGACAAGGAGAGCGACCGCTCTCAGATCGTTCGCTCCATCGGCCCTGTCTGGGACGGGAACGAGGTCTGGATGATTACGGCGGGCGGCGCAATGTTCGCGGCATTCCCGCATGTCTACGCCACGCTCTTCAGCACGTTCTACATTGCGCTCTTTCTCATGCTCGTCGCGCTCATCCTGCGTGCGGTCGCATTCGAGTTTCGCCATCAGCGCACGGATGAAAAATGGCAGCGCGCATGGTCGTGTGCGATTGCGTTCGGCAGCATCGTCCCCGCGTTCCTCTGGGGCGTGGTTGTCACGAACCTCATCGCGGGTCTGCCCATCGGCGCAAATATGGTCTATCGAGGCGGCTTTTTCGATCTCCTGACCCCGTACACGGTGGTCGGCGGCGTGACATTCTTCGCAGTCTTTGCATTCCACGGCGCGACATTCCTGAACCTGCGCCTTACGGATCGCTACCTGCTGGAGCGTGCACGCAGCTATGGGCTGAAATTCGGTGTCGCTGCAGCGCTTCTCTACGTACTCTGCATGGTACTCACGTACACGAATACCGACCTCTACAGCAGCCCGCTTGCAGCTGGCGCACTTGTCCTCTCCGCCGCAGCGTTTGTCGCTGCCATCGGTGCGCTCTATGCCAAGGCACATAAACCCGCGTTCATCCTTGGCGGTCTTGCCATCGCGGGCACGACGGTTGGCTTCTTCGCGGGGCTCTTCCCGCGCCTCATGGTCTCAAGCCTGAATGCGGGCTGGAGCCTCACGATCTACAATGCGTCCTCAACGGAGTACACACTCTCCATCATGACAGTCGCAGCGGTCATCCTCGTTCCGATTATCCTCGGCTATCAGATCTGGACGTACTACATCTTCCGCAAACGCATCTCTCCAAACGATGCGGGACATCAGGCATACTAA
- the cydD gene encoding thiol reductant ABC exporter subunit CydD → MKKKKSILRSVLHTERSSLLIRAVIELLHGGLVIAAAWETAVIVNAVFMEHGGPTETASDLLMLFLCVLSMALLRLPKGRIEAQLSHRLRLSVRTALHEAMLMHGRTSAGTLTLTLERVDALDPFFHTVLPTMIAGAVLIPLILIVTAFADPLSALLFLVTLPIAPFLLFLIGKATRRASERQWDKMQTLTNGFGELVRAAMTLKIFRRIDAEGVHLAHMSHSFAEASLSVLRLAFVSAFALELITTLSIALIAVSIGLRLLEGMMSFQPAFFVLILAPLFYQPLREGGIAFHAAMDAKTAEEALTPYLDLPSPTDGARSQILSPPAVHTEQLSYRYPLTAEEVLTDLTLSFPAGKSTVLAGASGIGKSTLLLLLAGQIAPTEGKIVLADGAGSANVFDLTQLSEATKQNLITYVPQEPHIFTATLAENVSLWHENASDEAAIEALEAAALGDFVCALPEGLRTPLGQGGHPLSAGQRHRLGLARAFFQNRPIVLLDEVTAGLDEATEATVIHALTRFAHHRTLILTSHRPALIAWADHVITLGGEHA, encoded by the coding sequence ATGAAAAAAAAGAAGTCCATTCTACGCTCTGTGCTGCACACCGAACGCAGCAGCCTCCTCATACGCGCGGTGATCGAACTCCTCCACGGGGGGCTCGTCATCGCGGCGGCATGGGAAACTGCCGTCATCGTGAATGCAGTATTCATGGAGCACGGCGGACCTACCGAAACAGCATCAGATCTTCTGATGCTGTTTTTGTGCGTCCTCTCTATGGCACTGCTGCGCCTCCCCAAGGGACGCATCGAGGCGCAGCTCTCCCATCGGCTGCGCCTCTCTGTACGCACGGCCTTGCACGAGGCGATGCTGATGCACGGACGTACCTCTGCAGGTACACTGACACTGACCCTTGAGCGCGTAGATGCACTCGACCCATTCTTCCACACGGTGCTGCCAACGATGATTGCGGGCGCAGTGCTCATCCCTCTGATCCTCATTGTCACGGCGTTTGCAGACCCACTCTCGGCGCTGCTCTTCCTCGTAACGCTGCCGATTGCGCCGTTCCTGCTCTTCCTCATCGGAAAGGCGACGCGCCGTGCGAGCGAACGCCAGTGGGACAAGATGCAGACGCTCACAAACGGCTTCGGCGAGCTTGTGCGCGCGGCAATGACGCTCAAGATCTTTCGCCGCATCGATGCCGAGGGCGTGCATCTCGCGCATATGAGCCACAGCTTCGCCGAGGCATCGCTCTCCGTTCTCCGGCTTGCCTTTGTCTCGGCATTCGCACTGGAGCTGATTACCACCCTCTCGATTGCGCTCATTGCCGTCTCCATCGGTCTGCGTCTTCTGGAAGGAATGATGTCCTTCCAGCCGGCGTTCTTTGTACTCATTCTTGCGCCGCTGTTCTATCAGCCACTGCGCGAGGGCGGCATTGCATTCCATGCAGCGATGGATGCAAAGACGGCAGAGGAGGCGCTCACCCCCTATCTGGATCTCCCCTCCCCCACGGACGGCGCACGCAGTCAGATCCTGTCACCGCCCGCCGTGCATACAGAACAGCTCTCCTATCGCTATCCACTGACCGCGGAGGAGGTGCTTACCGATCTGACCCTCTCCTTCCCCGCAGGAAAGTCCACGGTGCTCGCAGGGGCGAGCGGCATCGGCAAGTCCACGCTGCTCCTCCTGCTCGCAGGTCAGATTGCACCGACCGAGGGAAAGATTGTGCTCGCGGACGGGGCAGGGAGCGCCAACGTATTTGACCTTACACAGCTCTCGGAGGCAACAAAACAAAATCTCATCACCTACGTACCACAGGAGCCGCATATCTTTACAGCAACGCTCGCCGAGAATGTCAGCCTGTGGCATGAAAACGCCTCGGACGAAGCCGCTATCGAGGCGCTCGAAGCAGCGGCACTCGGAGACTTCGTGTGCGCCCTGCCCGAGGGACTTCGGACACCGCTCGGACAGGGCGGACATCCCCTTTCTGCCGGACAGCGTCACCGTCTCGGGCTCGCACGGGCGTTCTTCCAGAACCGCCCCATTGTCCTCCTCGACGAGGTGACAGCGGGACTGGACGAAGCGACAGAAGCAACCGTCATTCATGCACTGACGCGCTTTGCCCATCATCGCACGCTGATTCTGACATCACACCGCCCCGCACTCATTGCGTGGGCAGATCATGTCATCACATTGGGAGGTGAGCACGCATGA
- a CDS encoding amino acid ABC transporter ATP-binding/permease protein produces the protein MTALVRLLAIAAPSKALPALLAGVLAAASGIALIGTAAWIIASAALQPPLSTLALAITLVRACGIGRAVFRYLDRLLSHRLAFACYENLQQATYRRSAATIPLREGNVREGEFLHDLLTGCETLRDFYLRTVPQPLIAGMLTAVTCAVLLPLSPWGALLIAFLYLLHLALPHLLHEADLRTESTSYREILLDRLDGRAELAAAGTLRRTQGQLDHAAEVFQQKQDDKRTKRERLFTLLDVLRVAVWILLIVLLTPRVADGTLTGVQYAVWVLVLEAVISEYRPLPAASLGAVEAVQAAETILPAKEQSSEKNLSASSLAWQEDAPLIAAEHLAFAYHDGIPILQDFSCTIRRGEHTAIIGESGAGKTTLASLLLRLWEPDNGTISYRGVPHTAISADASRALFGASLQGSFLFSTSTRDNFLRLHADMDEQRMWHALETAQLADVVHALPAGLDEPLGVNAARLSGGQRSRLLTALALASDAPLLLLDEPTAGLDAERGARLIECVLAALDARGGTLIVITHDLPLLDRMKQVIEL, from the coding sequence ATGACTGCACTTGTTCGTCTGCTCGCAATCGCGGCACCGTCAAAGGCATTGCCCGCCCTCCTCGCGGGTGTTCTCGCGGCCGCCTCGGGCATTGCTCTGATCGGGACGGCTGCGTGGATCATCGCAAGCGCGGCACTGCAGCCGCCGCTCTCCACGCTTGCACTTGCGATTACATTGGTGCGGGCGTGCGGCATCGGGCGTGCCGTCTTTCGCTATCTCGACCGTCTGCTCTCCCATCGACTTGCATTTGCGTGCTATGAGAACCTACAGCAGGCAACCTATCGACGTTCTGCTGCAACGATTCCTCTGCGGGAGGGCAATGTCCGCGAAGGCGAATTTCTGCACGATCTTCTGACGGGCTGCGAGACCCTGCGTGACTTCTACCTGCGTACCGTTCCGCAGCCGCTGATTGCAGGAATGCTCACTGCCGTGACCTGTGCGGTACTCCTGCCGCTCAGCCCATGGGGCGCACTTCTTATTGCATTTCTCTATCTCCTGCATCTCGCCCTCCCCCACCTTCTGCATGAAGCAGATCTGCGCACGGAGAGCACTTCCTATCGAGAAATTTTGCTCGACCGCCTCGACGGACGTGCTGAGCTTGCGGCGGCGGGTACACTCAGACGGACACAGGGACAGCTCGATCATGCAGCGGAGGTTTTTCAGCAAAAACAGGATGACAAACGCACGAAGCGCGAGCGCCTCTTCACCTTGCTCGATGTTCTGCGTGTCGCGGTCTGGATTCTCCTGATTGTTCTCCTTACGCCGCGCGTCGCGGACGGGACACTGACAGGCGTGCAGTACGCTGTCTGGGTGCTCGTCCTCGAAGCCGTTATCAGCGAGTACCGTCCTCTGCCCGCCGCAAGCCTCGGTGCAGTGGAGGCAGTGCAGGCAGCAGAGACGATCCTGCCAGCAAAGGAACAGTCCTCTGAAAAAAACTTGTCAGCATCCTCTCTCGCGTGGCAGGAGGATGCTCCGCTGATTGCGGCGGAGCATCTCGCCTTTGCCTACCATGACGGCATTCCGATCCTGCAGGATTTTTCATGCACGATTCGGCGCGGCGAGCACACGGCGATCATCGGCGAGAGCGGCGCAGGCAAGACCACGCTTGCAAGCCTTCTCCTGCGCCTCTGGGAGCCCGACAACGGTACAATCTCATATAGAGGAGTACCGCACACCGCCATTTCTGCCGACGCCTCACGCGCCCTCTTTGGAGCGTCCCTGCAGGGGAGCTTTCTCTTCAGCACATCGACGCGTGACAACTTCCTGCGCCTGCACGCGGATATGGATGAGCAGCGGATGTGGCATGCACTTGAAACAGCGCAGCTTGCCGATGTCGTGCATGCGCTCCCCGCAGGCCTCGACGAGCCGCTCGGTGTAAATGCCGCACGGCTCTCGGGTGGACAGCGCAGCCGCCTTCTCACGGCGCTTGCCCTTGCCTCCGATGCCCCGCTGCTCCTCCTCGATGAACCCACAGCAGGACTGGATGCAGAGCGTGGTGCACGCCTGATTGAGTGTGTGCTCGCGGCACTCGATGCACGCGGCGGTACGCTCATCGTCATCACGCACGACCTTCCCCTTTTAGACCGTATGAAACAGGTGATAGAACTATGA
- a CDS encoding tetratricopeptide repeat protein yields the protein MTQEHFHELIHVVLDRLGAAAPPHELFAGGVEDWHARARLAHFLTQTEEYHAEALELFLSVVDAEPNEELAQDVEEKVYAMQGLSALEAADKATREAALEHINLAIECAESTDFLYKYILRGELWADRWNLMHKLRMTEEAEAEADERIAAFDGLAEAVPHNSYLYYGYRFKAHLAAERGVVLIAKDYMHMAIHAMEIPPAYEQGLADAFAATHENAPWILREIDRATPNPEGLHWDI from the coding sequence ATGACACAGGAACACTTTCACGAACTCATCCACGTTGTTTTGGATCGTCTCGGAGCGGCAGCCCCGCCGCACGAGCTCTTTGCAGGCGGTGTGGAGGACTGGCATGCACGCGCACGCCTTGCCCACTTCCTCACACAGACCGAAGAATACCATGCCGAAGCCTTGGAGCTCTTTCTGAGCGTCGTCGACGCAGAGCCGAACGAGGAGCTTGCACAGGATGTAGAGGAAAAAGTCTATGCTATGCAGGGGCTGAGTGCCCTCGAAGCGGCGGACAAGGCGACCCGGGAAGCTGCGCTTGAGCACATCAACCTGGCGATCGAATGTGCCGAATCCACGGATTTCCTCTACAAGTACATCCTGCGCGGCGAGCTCTGGGCGGATCGCTGGAATCTCATGCACAAGCTGCGCATGACCGAGGAAGCAGAGGCGGAGGCAGATGAGCGCATTGCCGCCTTTGACGGCCTTGCGGAGGCGGTGCCGCACAATTCCTATCTCTACTACGGCTATCGGTTCAAGGCACATCTCGCCGCCGAGCGCGGCGTCGTTCTCATCGCAAAGGACTATATGCACATGGCAATTCACGCGATGGAGATCCCGCCTGCGTATGAGCAGGGCCTTGCGGATGCCTTTGCCGCGACACATGAAAATGCCCCGTGGATTCTGCGTGAAATCGACCGCGCGACACCGAATCCAGAAGGACTGCACTGGGATATATAG
- a CDS encoding NADH-quinone oxidoreductase subunit N, protein MLQAMNFTAISVEIGIAALMAVVLVTDLVLKKDAPRCPVVWLTVAGLLGVLALAVGMYPPDGGATAFYAGLYIVDGYSVFFKILFIIGILSTVIFAADYVEQTLRHKGEFYLLLLSALLGMCVLASANDLMTAFVGLELMTISFYGLVAIRTDSPLSAEAGIKYLVFGSGSTAVLLYGMSLVYGMTGTMVFQNIAQGLGLVFSLGLIGVVFILAGFFFKLSIIPFHLWAPDVYEGAPAPVTALLAMCSKAAGIAILLRVLFVAFPFLSPYWAHLLAIFAAVSMVGGNLMAFRQTNIKRMLAYSSIAQAGYMMTAMVATNAAGIKAVLFYAMVYVFANVGAFVTVSYLETKRGGADFTSVRGLAKDSLLPAGILMVALLTMAGIPPTAGFVGKIYIFSAAIDAGYLWLAGVGFVMSMMSVYYYLLVIKEMFRDVEEGEKVVEEHLRLPLPASAMGIIAVAFSLIIGVWAEPLSIFSNVAVYTFMR, encoded by the coding sequence ATGCTGCAAGCGATGAATTTTACCGCGATCTCCGTGGAGATCGGAATCGCCGCACTGATGGCGGTGGTGCTCGTCACCGATCTCGTCCTCAAAAAGGACGCGCCGCGCTGCCCTGTGGTCTGGCTGACCGTTGCAGGGCTTCTCGGTGTGCTCGCGCTTGCCGTGGGCATGTACCCGCCCGACGGCGGTGCGACCGCATTCTATGCGGGACTTTACATCGTCGATGGCTATTCCGTGTTCTTCAAGATTCTCTTCATCATCGGGATTCTATCGACCGTCATCTTTGCGGCGGACTATGTGGAGCAGACACTTAGGCACAAGGGGGAGTTCTATCTGCTCCTTCTCTCGGCGCTGCTCGGCATGTGCGTCCTTGCCTCGGCGAACGACCTCATGACGGCGTTCGTCGGACTTGAGCTGATGACGATTTCGTTCTACGGGCTCGTTGCGATTCGTACGGATTCGCCGCTCTCGGCGGAAGCGGGCATCAAGTATCTCGTCTTTGGCTCCGGTTCGACGGCGGTGCTGCTCTACGGTATGAGCCTCGTCTACGGCATGACGGGGACGATGGTGTTCCAGAACATTGCACAGGGGCTTGGGCTCGTGTTCTCACTCGGGCTGATCGGCGTGGTCTTTATCCTTGCCGGTTTCTTCTTCAAGCTCTCGATCATTCCGTTCCACCTCTGGGCACCCGATGTGTACGAAGGTGCGCCCGCACCCGTGACGGCACTCCTTGCGATGTGCTCGAAGGCAGCGGGGATTGCGATCCTGCTGCGTGTGCTCTTTGTGGCATTCCCGTTCCTCTCGCCGTACTGGGCGCATCTGCTTGCAATTTTTGCGGCGGTTTCGATGGTCGGCGGCAACCTCATGGCATTCCGTCAGACGAATATTAAGCGTATGCTTGCATACTCGTCCATTGCACAGGCAGGCTACATGATGACCGCGATGGTCGCGACGAATGCAGCGGGCATCAAGGCGGTGCTCTTCTACGCGATGGTCTACGTCTTCGCAAATGTCGGCGCGTTTGTCACAGTATCCTACCTTGAGACGAAACGTGGCGGCGCGGACTTTACGAGTGTGCGCGGACTTGCAAAAGACTCCCTGCTCCCGGCGGGCATCCTGATGGTCGCCCTGCTCACGATGGCGGGCATCCCCCCGACGGCGGGCTTCGTCGGGAAGATCTACATCTTCTCCGCCGCGATTGACGCGGGCTATCTCTGGCTCGCGGGTGTCGGCTTCGTCATGTCGATGATGTCCGTCTACTACTACCTGCTTGTCATCAAGGAGATGTTCCGCGATGTCGAGGAGGGGGAGAAGGTGGTCGAGGAGCATCTGCGTCTGCCGCTTCCGGCAAGCGCAATGGGGATCATCGCCGTCGCCTTTTCTCTCATCATCGGCGTCTGGGCAGAACCGCTCTCGATCTTCAGCAATGTTGCGGTCTATACGTTTATGAGGTAA
- a CDS encoding complex I subunit 4 family protein, whose translation MMTFPILSVILLTPLAAALIIALLPGRLHDTIRQLSAFAMMVATILTLFVYADYDMARGGMQYTEYIPWITDLGVAYSLGVDGISLPMLLLSSVVGLAAIYSSWHVEKRVKEYFVLLLIVIAGVSGAFLVRDLFFFLVLCEMVVIPAYLMVLIWGSSERVSKEHAAMKMTIFLLVGSAFMLLGVLLLYVSAYESGMRTFDFEALATAALMGHISWEIQVTAFFLLLIGFGSHLSMFPFHIWSPDGYAGAPTAISMINAGVLKKIGGYALIRIGFFILPLGAKFWAPVIAVLAMINVIYASYIALAQRDIKYMIAYSSVSHMGYVLLGFAALNVVSVSGAVAYMVAHGIMLALFFSQVGYVYEKTELRSVGDLWGLAHHMPHITVGFMLAGLCSLGLPGLIGFIPEFTIFVGIIEVYPVIAVIAVSGIIFTAFYVLRMLARVLFGPRVERFAKFPDERKIDIVPLVVLGVFLVGFGVFPGLLMNVVDTGVAPLAPLFELIQDAPTILGGGH comes from the coding sequence ATGATGACATTTCCGATTCTTTCGGTCATTCTCCTGACCCCGCTTGCGGCAGCACTCATCATTGCGCTTCTGCCGGGGCGGCTGCACGATACGATTCGTCAGCTCTCCGCGTTTGCGATGATGGTCGCAACCATCCTCACGCTCTTTGTCTATGCGGACTATGATATGGCGCGCGGCGGGATGCAGTACACGGAGTACATCCCGTGGATCACGGATCTCGGCGTAGCGTATTCGCTTGGTGTTGACGGCATCTCGCTGCCCATGCTTCTGCTCTCGAGTGTTGTCGGGCTTGCCGCAATCTACAGCTCGTGGCACGTGGAGAAGCGCGTGAAGGAGTACTTTGTGCTCCTCCTCATCGTCATTGCAGGCGTGTCGGGGGCATTCCTCGTGCGCGACCTCTTCTTCTTCCTTGTGCTCTGCGAGATGGTTGTCATTCCGGCGTACCTGATGGTGCTCATCTGGGGCTCGTCGGAGCGCGTGAGCAAAGAGCATGCGGCGATGAAGATGACGATCTTCCTGCTCGTCGGCTCGGCATTCATGCTGCTCGGTGTGCTCCTCCTGTATGTGAGCGCGTACGAGTCGGGGATGCGCACGTTCGATTTCGAGGCACTTGCTACTGCCGCACTCATGGGGCATATCTCGTGGGAGATACAGGTCACGGCATTCTTCCTCCTCCTCATCGGGTTCGGGTCGCATCTTTCGATGTTCCCGTTCCACATCTGGTCCCCCGACGGCTATGCGGGCGCGCCGACGGCAATCTCGATGATCAACGCAGGTGTGCTGAAAAAGATCGGAGGCTACGCGCTCATCCGCATCGGCTTCTTCATTCTGCCGCTCGGTGCAAAGTTCTGGGCACCCGTGATCGCCGTGCTTGCGATGATCAACGTCATCTATGCGTCCTACATTGCGCTCGCGCAGCGCGACATCAAGTACATGATTGCGTATTCCTCGGTTTCCCACATGGGCTATGTCCTGCTCGGCTTTGCGGCTCTGAACGTCGTGAGTGTGAGCGGTGCGGTTGCCTACATGGTTGCGCACGGCATTATGCTCGCGCTCTTCTTCTCGCAGGTCGGCTATGTCTATGAGAAGACGGAGCTGCGCAGCGTCGGCGACCTCTGGGGACTGGCACATCATATGCCGCACATCACGGTCGGCTTTATGCTCGCGGGTCTGTGCTCGCTCGGGCTGCCGGGGCTGATCGGCTTTATCCCGGAGTTCACGATCTTCGTCGGCATCATCGAGGTCTATCCCGTGATTGCCGTGATTGCCGTTTCGGGCATCATCTTCACGGCGTTCTACGTCCTGCGCATGCTCGCGCGCGTGCTCTTCGGGCCGCGTGTGGAACGCTTTGCGAAATTCCCCGATGAGCGCAAGATTGACATTGTGCCGCTCGTCGTGCTCGGCGTCTTCCTCGTCGGATTCGGTGTGTTCCCGGGACTGCTCATGAATGTCGTGGATACGGGGGTTGCCCCGCTCGCGCCGCTCTTTGAACTGATTCAGGATGCGCCGACAATCTTAGGAGGTGGGCACTGA